In a single window of the Nakaseomyces glabratus chromosome B, complete sequence genome:
- the SCO2 gene encoding putative thioredoxin peroxidase SCO2 (CAGL0B04367g~Ortholog(s) have copper ion binding activity, role in cellular protein complex assembly, copper ion transport and mitochondrial inner membrane, plasma membrane localization) — protein MLSRASRRIVDGRINQLRALSKCTVQYQTSKKSLGRFSVNKDEGVNDTVHLNPTSGTLGSTWKYALGLIAAGSLTYYYVNNERKLLQTEKEQEANRLYGEKFVGGPFRLVDTEGRSFTEKNLEGKFSLLYFGFTHCPDICPEELDKMNDWIIGLESKGLSVQPIFITCDPIRDTPEVVKEYLKDFNPGMIGLTGTYEAIKDVCKKYKVYFSTPENADPKSDYLVDHSIFFYLIDPEGNFIDALGRIYDEKSGLEKIIQNIKAYTPKEERERRNKSWYSFLFK, from the coding sequence ATGCTGTCGAGAGCAAGTAGAAGGATAGTTGACGGCAGGATAAACCAATTGCGTGCGCTGTCTAAGTGCACTGTTCAATATCAAACTTCAAAGAAGTCTCTTGGAAGATTCTCGGTGAATAAGGATGAAGGAGTGAACGACACAGTGCATTTAAATCCAACCTCTGGGACTCTGGGATCCACTTGGAAATATGCTCTAGGTCTAATTGCAGCTGGGTCTCTTACATACTACTATGTCAATAACGAGCGTAAGCTGTTACAGACAGAGAAAGAGCAAGAAGCTAATCGATTATACGGGGAGAAGTTTGTCGGTGGACCATTCCGGTTAGTAGATACAGAGGGGAGATCATTCACTGAGAAGAATCTAGAAGGAAAGTTCTCCCTGCTGTATTTTGGTTTCACACACTGTCCCGACATATGTCCCGAGGAGCTAGACAAGATGAATGATTGGATCATTGGCCTTGAAAGCAAGGGGTTATCTGTACAACCTATATTTATAACGTGCGATCCAATTCGTGACACTCCAGAAGTTGTGAAAGAATATCTGAAGGACTTCAATCCCGGTATGATAGGTCTCACAGGTACTTATGAAGCGATTAAAGATGTCTGCAAGAAATACAAGGTCTATTTTTCCACTCCCGAAAACGCTGATCCCAAGAGCGATTACCTTGTGGACCATTCgatattcttttatttgatcGATCCTGAAGGCAATTTCATTGATGCTTTGGGTAGAATTTATGATGAAAAATCAGGACTAGAGAAAATTATACAGAATATTAAGGCCTACACTCCAAAAGAGGAAAGAGAACGTAGAAATAAGAGCTGGTATTCGTTTTTATTCAAATAA